One window of the Pseudomonas sihuiensis genome contains the following:
- a CDS encoding M16 family metallopeptidase: MKPEHRRLGLLGLILSSTLMLSACANLFDKAPTGDAAKLQSLAALDGKAPTRRTLDIQTWSTAQGAKVLFVEARELPMFDLRLTFAAGSSQDDGVPGLATLTNAMLNEGVPGKDVGAIAAGFESLGAEFGNGAYRDMAVASLRSLSAREQREPALALFAEVLGKPTFPADSLARIKNQLLAGFEFQKQNPGKLASLELFERLYGQHPYAHPSEGTAQSIPAITRQQLQAFHARAYTPGNAVIALVGDLSRSEAEAIANQVSAALPPGPALPQIAQPQTPKPGASHIEYPSNQTHLMIAQLGIDRRDPDYAALYLGNQIFGGGGFGTRLMSEVREKRGLTYGVYSGFSAMQARGPFMINLQTRADLSEGTLALVKQLLADYLRDGPTQQELDNAKRQLAGSFPLSTASNAAIVGQLASMGFYDLPLSYLDDFMRDVQSLTTEQVKAAMAKHLDPEALVVVTAGPTVPQKELPPPTERPAELPSTVPH, translated from the coding sequence ATGAAGCCTGAGCACCGCCGCCTGGGCCTGCTCGGCCTGATCCTGTCCAGCACCCTGATGCTGAGCGCCTGCGCCAACCTCTTTGACAAGGCCCCCACGGGCGATGCCGCCAAACTGCAATCCCTGGCGGCACTGGACGGCAAGGCGCCAACGCGCCGCACGCTGGATATCCAGACCTGGAGCACCGCGCAAGGCGCCAAGGTGCTGTTCGTCGAAGCCCGCGAACTGCCAATGTTCGACCTGCGCCTGACCTTCGCCGCCGGCAGCAGCCAGGACGACGGCGTACCCGGCCTGGCCACCCTGACCAATGCCATGCTCAACGAAGGTGTGCCGGGTAAGGACGTCGGCGCCATCGCCGCCGGTTTCGAGAGCCTCGGTGCCGAGTTCGGCAACGGCGCCTACCGCGACATGGCCGTAGCCAGCCTGCGCAGCCTGAGCGCACGCGAACAACGCGAACCGGCACTGGCGCTGTTCGCCGAGGTGCTGGGCAAACCCACCTTCCCCGCCGATTCGCTGGCGCGGATCAAGAACCAGCTGCTGGCCGGCTTCGAGTTCCAGAAACAGAACCCGGGCAAACTGGCCAGCCTCGAATTGTTCGAGCGCCTGTACGGCCAGCACCCCTACGCTCACCCGAGCGAAGGCACGGCGCAGTCGATCCCGGCCATCACCCGCCAGCAGTTGCAGGCGTTCCATGCCCGCGCCTACACGCCTGGCAATGCGGTGATCGCGCTGGTGGGTGATCTGTCGCGCAGCGAAGCCGAGGCCATCGCCAATCAGGTCTCCGCCGCCCTGCCGCCCGGCCCGGCGCTGCCCCAGATCGCCCAGCCGCAAACACCCAAGCCGGGCGCCAGCCATATCGAGTACCCGTCCAACCAGACCCACCTGATGATCGCCCAGCTCGGCATTGATCGTCGCGACCCGGACTATGCTGCGCTGTACCTGGGCAATCAGATCTTCGGCGGCGGCGGTTTCGGCACGCGCCTGATGAGCGAGGTGCGTGAGAAGCGTGGCCTGACCTACGGCGTCTACTCCGGATTCAGCGCCATGCAGGCGCGTGGCCCGTTCATGATCAACCTGCAGACCCGAGCTGACTTGAGCGAAGGCACCCTGGCGCTGGTCAAGCAACTGCTCGCCGACTACCTGCGTGACGGCCCCACCCAACAGGAGCTGGATAATGCCAAGCGTCAGCTGGCCGGCAGCTTCCCGCTGTCCACCGCGAGCAACGCTGCCATCGTCGGCCAACTGGCCTCGATGGGTTTCTACGACCTGCCACTGAGTTATCTGGACGACTTCATGCGTGACGTGCAGAGCCTCACCACCGAGCAGGTCAAGGCGGCGATGGCCAAACACCTCGACCCCGAGGCACTGGTGGTGGTCACCGCCGGCCCGACGGTGCCGCAGAAGGAACTGCCACCGCCCACTGAGCGCCCGGCCGAGCTACCCAGCACGGTGCCGCACTGA